One genomic region from Clostridium saccharobutylicum DSM 13864 encodes:
- a CDS encoding multidrug efflux MFS transporter encodes MNDWKRNLTFCWFGMFVTMIGISQIAPVLPLYIKDLGVNDTALIERFSGIAFGATFIVSAIFSPIWGKLADKVGRKPMLLRASIGMAIVIFFIGFVTNVYELIALRFLQGIISGYGTACTTLVATQTDKEHAGFALGTLSTASIAGSLLGPLIGGYLEDTLGMRSVFTVTSFLLILSFITTLIFVKEEFKCPDKEIPNMKEIWGKLPNPELMITMFLTAFILQLAFYSIEPIITVYVSELSKNMVHVALISGLAFSASGMANILAAPKLGKLSDKIGPQKVMFVALIIAGIVFIPQAFVKNPWQLMGLRFVLGLAAAGLLPSINIMVKKIVPQDITGRIFGISISAQYLGTFFGSTLGGQIAATFGIKYVFFITSGLLLINAIIIYKGVYNKDILKLSQA; translated from the coding sequence TTGAATGATTGGAAGAGAAATTTAACATTTTGTTGGTTTGGAATGTTTGTAACAATGATAGGAATAAGCCAGATTGCACCAGTATTGCCTTTATATATAAAGGATTTAGGTGTTAATGATACAGCTTTAATTGAAAGATTTTCGGGGATTGCATTTGGGGCTACATTTATAGTTTCAGCTATTTTTTCGCCAATTTGGGGAAAGTTAGCTGACAAAGTAGGAAGAAAGCCAATGCTATTACGTGCAAGTATTGGAATGGCTATAGTTATATTCTTTATAGGATTTGTAACTAATGTATATGAATTAATAGCTCTTAGGTTTTTACAAGGAATAATTTCGGGTTATGGAACAGCTTGCACAACGCTTGTAGCCACTCAGACAGATAAAGAGCATGCTGGTTTTGCACTTGGAACATTATCGACTGCATCAATTGCAGGATCTTTGTTAGGACCATTAATAGGAGGATATTTAGAAGATACATTGGGAATGCGAAGTGTGTTTACAGTAACTTCATTTTTATTAATATTATCTTTTATAACAACATTGATATTTGTTAAAGAGGAATTTAAGTGCCCTGATAAAGAAATTCCTAATATGAAAGAAATTTGGGGCAAACTACCTAATCCGGAGTTAATGATTACAATGTTTTTAACTGCATTTATTTTACAATTAGCTTTTTATTCAATAGAGCCAATTATAACAGTATATGTATCAGAGTTATCTAAAAATATGGTTCATGTAGCACTAATATCAGGACTAGCCTTTTCAGCTTCAGGCATGGCTAATATATTAGCAGCACCTAAACTTGGAAAACTTTCAGATAAAATTGGCCCACAGAAGGTAATGTTTGTAGCATTAATTATAGCTGGAATTGTATTTATTCCACAAGCTTTTGTAAAAAATCCATGGCAACTTATGGGATTAAGGTTTGTTTTAGGATTAGCAGCGGCAGGATTATTGCCATCAATTAATATAATGGTTAAAAAGATTGTTCCACAAGATATTACAGGTAGAATATTTGGAATAAGTATTTCAGCTCAATATTTAGGGACATTTTTTGGATCAACTTTAGGTGGGCAGATTGCAGCAACATTTGGTATTAAATATGTGTTTTTTATAACAAGTGGATTGCTACTAATAAATGCAATAATAATATATAAAGGAGTTTATAATAAGGATATATTAAAATTATCACAGGCTTAA
- a CDS encoding ABC-F family ATP-binding cassette domain-containing protein: MSVLLVKDMNHGFGDRAIFEDVSFRLLKGEHVGLIGANGEGKSTFMNIVTGKLQPDEGKVTWSNNVRVGYMDQHAALTKGQTIRDALKYAFKYLFDLEAEMNSLYEKMGDCTEDELNKMLERTAVIQDMLDHNGFYVIDPKVEEVAKGLGLLDLGLDRDVDDLSGGQRTKILLGKLLLETPDILLLDEPTNYLDEEHIEWLKRYLQSYDNAFILISHDIPFLNSVVNLIYHVDERKLTRYVGDYDEFQRLYAINKEKLEAAYEKQQKEIARLEDFVARNKANVATANMAKSRQKKLDKMDVIELSAEKPKPEFNFKPARAAGKVIFETKDLVIGYDSPLTKPLNLYMERGQKIALVGANGLGKSTLLKSLLGIIKPLSGEVHLGDYQYIGYFEQEDRTDNKNTCIEEVWQEFPGYTQYQIRAALAKCGLTTKQIESQIRVLSGGEAAKVRLCKILNNETNILILDEPTNHLDVDAKDELKRALKEYKGTILLVSHEPEFYRDVITETWNCEDWTTKII, from the coding sequence ATGAGCGTACTACTTGTTAAAGACATGAATCATGGTTTTGGTGATAGAGCCATATTTGAAGATGTTTCATTTAGATTATTAAAAGGAGAACATGTTGGTCTTATCGGAGCTAATGGTGAAGGTAAATCAACATTTATGAATATAGTGACTGGTAAACTTCAACCTGATGAAGGTAAGGTAACTTGGTCAAATAATGTTAGAGTTGGTTATATGGATCAGCATGCAGCACTTACTAAAGGTCAAACTATAAGAGATGCATTAAAATATGCATTTAAATATCTTTTTGATTTGGAAGCAGAAATGAATTCCCTTTATGAAAAAATGGGAGATTGTACTGAAGATGAATTAAACAAAATGTTGGAAAGAACAGCTGTAATTCAAGATATGCTTGATCATAATGGTTTTTATGTAATTGACCCAAAGGTGGAAGAAGTAGCAAAAGGTCTTGGTCTTTTAGATTTAGGTCTTGATAGAGATGTTGATGATTTGTCTGGTGGACAAAGAACTAAAATTCTTTTAGGTAAATTATTACTTGAAACACCTGATATACTTCTTCTTGATGAACCTACTAACTACCTAGATGAAGAGCATATTGAATGGCTTAAAAGATATCTTCAATCATATGATAATGCATTTATTTTAATATCTCATGATATTCCATTCTTAAATTCAGTAGTTAACTTAATCTATCATGTAGATGAAAGAAAACTTACTAGATATGTTGGAGATTATGATGAATTCCAAAGATTATATGCAATAAATAAAGAGAAATTAGAAGCTGCATATGAAAAACAACAAAAAGAAATTGCAAGACTTGAAGATTTCGTTGCTAGAAACAAAGCTAATGTCGCTACTGCTAATATGGCTAAATCTAGACAAAAGAAATTAGACAAAATGGATGTAATTGAACTTTCAGCTGAAAAACCAAAGCCTGAATTTAATTTCAAACCTGCTAGAGCTGCTGGTAAAGTTATATTTGAAACTAAAGATTTAGTTATAGGATATGACTCTCCTCTTACAAAACCATTAAATTTATATATGGAAAGAGGACAAAAAATAGCATTAGTTGGAGCTAATGGTCTTGGTAAATCAACGCTTTTAAAGAGTTTGCTTGGCATAATTAAGCCATTAAGCGGTGAAGTTCATCTTGGTGATTATCAATACATAGGATACTTTGAACAAGAAGATAGAACTGATAATAAAAATACCTGCATAGAAGAAGTTTGGCAAGAGTTCCCTGGATACACTCAATATCAAATAAGAGCTGCCCTTGCTAAATGCGGATTAACAACCAAACAAATTGAGTCTCAAATAAGAGTTTTATCTGGAGGGGAAGCTGCAAAAGTTAGACTTTGCAAAATCTTAAACAATGAAACAAATATATTAATTCTAGATGAGCCTACTAACCATTTAGATGTAGATGCAAAAGATGAATTAAAAAGAGCTTTAAAAGAATATAAAGGTACAATACTATTAGTATCTCACGAACCTGAATTCTATAGAGATGTAATAACTGAAACTTGGAATTGTGAAGATTGGACAACTAAAATTATTTAA
- a CDS encoding YjdF family protein, with translation MISVIKLTVLFDAPFWIGIFEIVENTEYKVCKVTFGAEPKDEETYEFILHKFYKLRFSHSILSLDNNFIEKKQNPKRLQREIKKETSNKGIGTKAQIAMKLQHEQNKIEQKKKSKEQKEKEEQRKFYLKQKKKLEKHKGH, from the coding sequence ATGATATCAGTAATTAAATTAACAGTTCTTTTTGATGCTCCATTTTGGATTGGTATTTTTGAAATTGTTGAAAATACCGAATATAAAGTATGTAAAGTTACTTTTGGTGCTGAACCCAAGGATGAGGAAACCTACGAATTTATATTGCATAAGTTCTACAAACTACGTTTTAGTCATTCGATTTTGTCTCTTGATAATAATTTTATTGAAAAAAAACAAAATCCCAAAAGATTACAACGAGAAATTAAAAAGGAAACCTCTAATAAAGGAATAGGTACCAAAGCTCAAATTGCTATGAAATTACAACATGAGCAAAATAAAATTGAGCAAAAGAAAAAATCCAAGGAGCAAAAAGAAAAAGAAGAACAAAGAAAGTTTTATTTAAAGCAAAAGAAAAAACTTGAGAAACATAAGGGTCACTAG
- a CDS encoding AMP-binding protein, whose product MSMNYFKLLKKIQKENSEKSFLIVDGKFYTYEDVYKKTRLFIDVLKNIQVINEENTNESCKKTVLIYSDDFYFQIISFFAINGTHAIPIIAHHNLPHEVLNKIIINNNINYVLSNKEISGISEDGFVKEILLHKKLNYKKNGIEYKENIQISKHEVLCNIYVYGPQMLKESINVNSEVCMGVLTSGSTGVPKVLYRTYESWAEFFDIQNNIFKINSNSKLFINGSLSFTGNLNAVMSTLYEGGSIVSLTSFKCKQWIKTFEEMKITNIYLVPSKLRMLTKLVKKRINSVKSIFTGSELLIYAVADRLKQIFPESELILYYGASELNYITYITYKEMYVNPLSVGRPFPNMDVFIKNDFIYVNTKYHVEGMTNPCTVYDAGYIDDNGYLIFKGRKDDIVNKGGIKISCLKIETEINKINGVKENAVIPYADDKKGNEMAAFVVADKQVTRDYIIDNLKSKIMNIEIPKKIIFVKNIPRNCSGKIDKVFINNISALG is encoded by the coding sequence ATGAGTATGAATTATTTTAAATTGTTAAAGAAAATACAAAAGGAAAATTCTGAAAAAAGCTTTCTTATTGTTGATGGAAAGTTTTATACATATGAAGATGTTTATAAGAAAACAAGACTATTTATTGATGTGTTGAAAAATATTCAAGTAATTAATGAGGAGAATACAAATGAAAGTTGTAAGAAAACTGTATTAATTTATTCAGATGATTTTTATTTTCAAATAATAAGTTTTTTTGCTATAAATGGAACTCATGCAATACCTATTATTGCACATCATAATTTACCTCATGAAGTTTTAAATAAAATTATTATAAATAATAATATAAATTATGTTTTAAGTAATAAAGAAATTAGTGGTATAAGTGAAGATGGTTTTGTTAAAGAAATTCTTTTACATAAAAAATTGAATTATAAAAAAAATGGTATAGAATATAAAGAAAATATCCAAATTTCTAAGCATGAAGTTTTATGTAATATATATGTTTATGGTCCACAAATGCTGAAGGAATCAATTAACGTAAATTCAGAAGTATGCATGGGAGTATTGACTTCAGGATCAACCGGTGTTCCAAAAGTATTATATAGAACTTATGAAAGTTGGGCAGAATTTTTTGATATTCAAAATAATATATTTAAAATTAATAGTAATTCTAAATTATTTATAAATGGAAGTTTGAGTTTTACAGGAAACTTAAATGCAGTAATGTCGACTTTATATGAAGGTGGAAGTATTGTAAGTTTAACAAGTTTTAAATGCAAACAATGGATTAAAACATTTGAGGAAATGAAGATTACGAATATTTATTTAGTACCAAGTAAATTAAGGATGCTAACTAAACTTGTTAAAAAAAGGATAAATAGTGTTAAGAGTATTTTTACAGGTTCAGAATTATTGATTTACGCGGTTGCAGATAGACTTAAACAAATTTTTCCTGAATCTGAGCTTATATTATATTATGGTGCAAGTGAACTAAATTATATTACATATATTACTTATAAAGAAATGTATGTTAATCCATTAAGTGTTGGAAGACCATTTCCTAATATGGATGTGTTTATAAAAAATGATTTTATTTATGTAAATACAAAATATCATGTTGAAGGAATGACTAATCCTTGTACAGTTTACGATGCTGGATATATCGATGATAATGGATATTTGATTTTTAAAGGTAGAAAAGATGATATTGTAAATAAAGGCGGCATAAAGATTAGCTGCTTAAAAATAGAAACAGAAATAAACAAAATAAACGGTGTAAAAGAAAATGCGGTTATACCATATGCTGATGATAAGAAAGGAAATGAAATGGCAGCTTTTGTAGTTGCAGATAAACAAGTTACAAGAGATTATATTATTGATAATTTAAAAAGTAAAATTATGAATATTGAAATACCTAAGAAAATTATTTTTGTTAAAAATATACCACGTAATTGTTCAGGAAAAATTGACAAGGTTTTTATTAATAATATTTCCGCACTCGGGTAA
- the ilvA gene encoding threonine ammonia-lyase, with the protein MMTLEKFEQAYETVQKVILKTKLVYSDYYSDLTGNKVYLKPENMQKTGAYKIRGAYYKISTLTDEEREKGLITASAGNHAQGVAYAAKSYGAKAVIVMPTTTPLMKVNRTKAYGAEVILHGDVYDEACNYALELAAEKGYTFIHPFDDLDVATGQGSIAMEIIKELPTVDIILVPIGGGGLATGVSTLAKLLNPNIKVIGVEPAGANCMQASLKAGEIVTLPGVDTIADGTAVKTPGSKIFPYIQENLDDIITIEDHELIGAFLDMLENHKMLAENSGLLTVAALKHLNVRDKKIVPIISGGNMDVITFASLVQHGLIERERICTLSVLLPDKPGELTNVSRVIAEAQGNIIKLDHNQFVSINRKSAVELDITMETFGHDHKKAIIKALKDNGYNPTVLQPKMIYQ; encoded by the coding sequence ATGATGACATTAGAAAAATTCGAGCAAGCTTATGAAACTGTCCAAAAAGTAATTTTAAAAACAAAGTTAGTTTATAGTGATTACTATTCCGACCTTACAGGAAACAAAGTTTATTTGAAACCTGAAAATATGCAAAAAACAGGAGCTTATAAAATTAGAGGGGCTTATTATAAAATCAGTACTCTTACTGACGAAGAAAGAGAAAAAGGACTTATAACCGCTTCTGCTGGTAACCATGCTCAAGGTGTTGCATATGCTGCAAAATCTTATGGTGCAAAAGCTGTAATAGTTATGCCAACAACTACTCCACTTATGAAAGTCAATAGAACTAAAGCATACGGGGCTGAAGTTATTCTCCATGGAGATGTTTATGATGAAGCATGTAATTATGCACTAGAATTAGCAGCCGAAAAAGGTTATACATTTATTCATCCATTCGATGATCTTGATGTAGCTACCGGCCAAGGTTCCATTGCTATGGAAATCATAAAGGAACTTCCAACAGTTGATATTATTTTAGTTCCTATTGGTGGTGGTGGATTAGCTACCGGTGTTTCCACTCTTGCTAAATTATTAAATCCTAATATTAAAGTAATTGGTGTTGAACCGGCAGGTGCTAATTGCATGCAAGCTTCTCTTAAAGCTGGTGAAATTGTCACTTTACCAGGAGTTGATACTATAGCTGATGGTACTGCAGTTAAAACACCTGGATCTAAAATTTTCCCATATATTCAAGAAAATCTTGATGATATAATTACAATTGAAGATCATGAATTAATAGGAGCCTTTTTAGATATGTTAGAAAATCATAAAATGCTTGCTGAAAATTCTGGTTTATTGACTGTTGCAGCGCTTAAACATCTTAATGTTAGAGATAAAAAAATTGTACCTATTATAAGTGGTGGTAACATGGATGTTATAACATTTGCATCTTTAGTTCAACATGGCTTAATTGAGAGAGAAAGGATTTGTACACTCTCTGTATTACTTCCAGATAAACCAGGAGAATTAACAAACGTTTCTAGAGTAATTGCAGAAGCTCAAGGTAATATAATCAAGCTTGATCACAACCAATTTGTTAGTATCAATCGTAAGAGTGCTGTGGAACTTGATATTACTATGGAGACTTTCGGACACGATCATAAAAAAGCTATTATAAAAGCGTTAAAGGATAATGGATATAATCCAACTGTACTTCAACCTAAAATGATTTATCAATAA
- a CDS encoding biotin transporter BioY — protein sequence MKTRELTKMSICVTLLCIASYISFPLPFTPAMITAQTIVINLIALILVPKQAIVTVGVYILLGICGIPVFTGGAAGLGKIFGPTGGFLIGYLLSAPIISLLKGKEKSFKRYLVVTVLVGMPIIYLGGSISMYIYQRTNILSILITAVFPFILGDLLKCAAASYIGVKLNQSIVKSVEA from the coding sequence ATGAAAACAAGAGAATTAACTAAGATGTCAATATGCGTAACTTTATTGTGTATAGCATCATACATTTCATTTCCACTACCTTTTACTCCAGCAATGATAACGGCTCAAACTATAGTTATTAATTTAATAGCTTTAATATTAGTACCAAAGCAAGCTATAGTTACAGTAGGAGTTTATATTCTATTAGGAATATGTGGAATACCTGTTTTTACAGGTGGAGCGGCTGGTTTAGGGAAAATTTTTGGGCCTACAGGGGGATTCCTTATAGGGTATTTATTATCAGCACCAATTATCAGTTTGTTAAAAGGAAAAGAAAAAAGTTTTAAACGATATTTAGTAGTTACAGTATTAGTGGGTATGCCCATAATATACTTAGGAGGAAGTATTAGTATGTATATTTATCAGAGAACAAATATACTTTCAATATTGATTACGGCAGTATTTCCATTCATCTTGGGTGATCTTTTAAAATGTGCAGCAGCATCTTATATAGGAGTGAAATTAAATCAATCTATAGTAAAAAGTGTTGAAGCGTAA
- a CDS encoding pseudouridine synthase: MRINKLFSNLGICSRKETNKLIQEGRVKVNGKQSALGQWVEEDDEILLDGNKIFTNKKVYIALNKPIGIVCTAERDVSDNIIKFLNYPQYIFPVGRLDKESQGLIIMTNDGQLANEILEAENNHEKEYIVTVDKKFEDDFLEKMSQGIEIPGVQSTGIKRVSDTLGIREINGDKEFVVLEEEFKNRKSSVYKLKELKSSNLNEELQSLINQQNTIKLNENKILSKNKVRTKPCKVARISENKFKIILTQGLNKQIRKMTWALGYKVVKLERVRIINISIDGIELGKWRKISEDEINELKKAIHYNDINKSNNNCLRNKNI, translated from the coding sequence ATGAGGATAAATAAACTTTTTAGTAATTTAGGTATTTGCTCGAGGAAAGAAACCAATAAGCTTATACAGGAAGGAAGAGTTAAGGTAAATGGAAAGCAAAGTGCACTGGGACAATGGGTTGAAGAAGATGATGAAATTTTACTTGACGGTAATAAGATTTTTACGAACAAGAAAGTTTATATTGCACTTAACAAGCCTATTGGAATTGTTTGCACAGCAGAAAGAGATGTTAGTGATAACATAATTAAATTTTTAAATTATCCTCAATATATTTTTCCTGTAGGTAGATTAGATAAGGAATCTCAAGGTCTTATAATAATGACTAATGACGGACAGCTAGCAAATGAGATTTTAGAGGCTGAAAATAATCATGAGAAGGAATATATTGTAACTGTTGATAAAAAATTTGAAGACGATTTTCTAGAGAAAATGTCACAAGGAATTGAAATTCCAGGAGTTCAAAGTACTGGAATAAAAAGAGTATCTGATACTTTGGGTATTAGGGAAATTAATGGTGATAAAGAGTTTGTTGTACTTGAAGAAGAATTTAAAAATAGAAAGTCATCTGTATATAAATTAAAGGAATTAAAATCAAGTAATTTAAATGAAGAATTGCAGAGTTTGATAAATCAACAAAATACAATAAAGTTAAATGAAAATAAGATTTTGAGTAAAAATAAGGTCAGAACTAAACCTTGCAAAGTTGCTAGAATAAGTGAAAATAAGTTCAAAATTATATTAACACAGGGTTTAAATAAGCAAATCCGCAAAATGACTTGGGCATTAGGGTATAAAGTTGTTAAACTAGAAAGAGTTCGTATTATAAATATAAGCATTGATGGTATAGAATTAGGTAAATGGAGAAAAATTAGTGAAGATGAAATAAATGAGCTTAAAAAAGCAATTCATTATAATGATATAAATAAATCTAATAATAATTGTCTTAGAAATAAAAATATATAA
- a CDS encoding thiolase family protein — MEDVYIIGGLRSNIGLKNGIFKNMLPEKLGGEILKCLVGRYDLSEIDEIICGNAVGTGGNIARLMTLYAGVSENVPAYTVDMQCASGCACIDIAFSKISSGQCDLIIAGGFESTSMQPARIYNKNDSRYNEENPIYWTAQFSPNEIGENVMLKAAERVVQKYNITNEELNFWILESHKRAKLARKKEVLSDIILSLDESNYDEGIRDNMNQRLINRMKPLLFKEGKITATNTCLINDGAAFIALCSKKFIQENKVKPIAKVVNTSLIGVNPLYSPVSAMKAADKLIKSVRLTYESISAFEFNEAFAVIDVMFEREHPRLIDRYNKFGGALAYGHPYGASGGIIMLHLIKSLQSVSGKYGVCAIAAAGGIGSAILIERI, encoded by the coding sequence ATGGAAGATGTTTATATTATAGGCGGTTTAAGAAGTAACATTGGACTAAAAAATGGGATATTTAAAAATATGCTGCCTGAAAAACTGGGAGGAGAAATTTTAAAATGTTTAGTTGGTAGATATGATTTGAGTGAAATTGATGAAATAATATGCGGAAATGCGGTAGGCACAGGCGGAAATATTGCAAGATTAATGACTTTATATGCTGGAGTTTCAGAAAATGTACCAGCATATACAGTTGATATGCAATGTGCATCAGGATGTGCTTGTATAGATATTGCTTTTTCTAAAATAAGCAGTGGTCAATGTGATTTGATTATTGCTGGTGGTTTTGAAAGCACATCTATGCAGCCAGCTAGAATTTATAATAAAAATGATAGCAGATATAACGAAGAAAATCCAATATATTGGACAGCACAATTTTCACCAAATGAAATTGGAGAAAATGTTATGTTAAAAGCTGCGGAAAGAGTTGTACAAAAGTACAATATTACTAATGAGGAATTAAATTTTTGGATTTTAGAAAGTCATAAGAGAGCTAAATTAGCTAGAAAAAAAGAAGTTTTAAGTGATATTATTTTATCTTTAGATGAAAGCAATTATGATGAAGGCATAAGAGATAATATGAATCAAAGATTGATAAATAGAATGAAACCTCTTTTATTTAAGGAAGGTAAGATTACAGCAACGAATACTTGTCTTATTAATGATGGTGCAGCATTTATTGCATTATGTTCAAAGAAATTTATTCAAGAAAACAAGGTGAAACCTATAGCTAAAGTTGTGAATACCAGTTTGATAGGAGTAAATCCATTATATTCTCCAGTTTCAGCTATGAAAGCAGCTGATAAACTGATTAAATCAGTTAGGTTAACATATGAATCTATCTCAGCATTTGAATTTAACGAAGCATTTGCTGTAATAGATGTTATGTTTGAACGAGAGCATCCTAGATTAATTGATAGATATAATAAATTTGGAGGAGCATTAGCTTATGGACATCCATATGGAGCTTCGGGTGGGATAATAATGTTACATTTAATTAAAAGTTTACAATCGGTTAGTGGAAAATATGGAGTTTGTGCTATTGCAGCAGCAGGAGGAATTGGTTCAGCAATATTAATTGAAAGAATATAG
- a CDS encoding GNAT family N-acetyltransferase: protein MKELQKKVEYFFIDKESELYESAIDLRYREFYEKFNRTRESIFDEIEDKSLKIVACIDNKVIGHARLFIDNSIGEITQVVVEQNYRSLNIGANIVKKLIEEGKKQSVEKICLDARIYAIDFYRKLGFKTNGEIFESKKSGLPHIRMEVYL from the coding sequence ATGAAAGAATTACAAAAAAAAGTAGAATATTTTTTTATAGATAAGGAATCTGAATTATATGAGAGTGCTATTGATCTCAGATATAGAGAATTTTATGAAAAATTCAATCGTACAAGAGAAAGTATATTTGATGAAATAGAAGACAAATCTTTAAAAATTGTGGCTTGTATTGATAATAAAGTTATCGGACATGCACGTTTATTTATCGATAATTCAATAGGAGAAATAACACAAGTTGTTGTTGAACAAAATTATAGAAGTCTTAATATCGGAGCTAACATTGTAAAAAAATTAATTGAAGAAGGCAAAAAGCAAAGCGTTGAAAAAATATGTTTAGATGCAAGAATATATGCTATTGATTTTTATAGAAAACTTGGTTTTAAAACTAATGGTGAAATTTTTGAATCAAAAAAATCTGGATTACCTCATATTAGGATGGAGGTATATTTGTAG
- a CDS encoding alpha-amylase, with translation MILNFYNRTYNTKIDKNELKEHLNIDKVLKDEIKKSKKNIIEENNIHYRSYNEEFKNHLKAPDFLRNYNQLLENTEVNETMMQYFEWYYPSDGSLWKKVKQNVKELCNVGITALWLPPACKSYNGIYDVGYGIYDLFDLGEFNQKGTIRTKYGTKEEYISAIEEAHRNNIKIYGDVVFDHKAGADNSEIIDARPVSENNRKMFIGTTRKIRAHTIFTFPGRMEKYSAYKWTSSDFNGVDFDEISKQHGIFKFEGKEWEKYVDKENGNYDFLMFANLDMNNTYVVEELKRWGRWYINQTNVDGFRLDAIKHIKFTFFKEWLKDMRKYSDKKLFAVGEYWTPDVNNLKDYMNACENCMSLFDVPLHYNFYAASNSLGNFDMRKLTDNTFLKANPSQAVTFVDNHDTQPGQSLESWVQPWFKPLAYTFILTRKDGYPCVFYGDYYGIPEKNFEGIKDKLDIILKIRKYNAYGIQHDYIDDNAIIGWTREGDFKHKNSGLAALITVALGGVKKMYVGNQHAYEVWKDITGQIDDKVIIDESGQGIFRVMDGSYSIWINEV, from the coding sequence ATGATATTAAATTTTTATAATAGAACTTATAATACAAAGATAGATAAGAATGAATTAAAAGAACATTTAAATATAGATAAAGTTCTCAAAGATGAAATAAAAAAATCAAAAAAAAATATAATTGAAGAGAATAATATACATTATAGAAGTTATAATGAAGAGTTTAAGAATCATTTAAAAGCACCAGATTTTTTAAGAAATTATAATCAACTATTAGAAAATACTGAAGTTAATGAGACAATGATGCAATATTTCGAATGGTATTACCCAAGTGATGGTTCATTGTGGAAAAAGGTAAAGCAAAATGTTAAGGAATTATGTAACGTTGGAATTACAGCATTATGGTTACCGCCTGCATGTAAATCATATAATGGGATTTATGATGTTGGATATGGAATATATGATTTATTTGATTTAGGAGAATTTAATCAAAAGGGAACCATTAGAACCAAGTATGGAACAAAAGAAGAATATATATCTGCCATAGAGGAGGCTCATAGGAATAATATAAAAATTTATGGAGATGTAGTATTTGATCACAAGGCAGGGGCGGATAATTCTGAAATTATAGATGCAAGACCTGTATCAGAAAATAATAGAAAAATGTTTATTGGCACCACAAGAAAAATAAGAGCACATACAATTTTTACTTTTCCAGGTAGAATGGAAAAGTATTCTGCATATAAATGGACATCAAGCGATTTTAATGGAGTAGATTTTGATGAGATTTCAAAGCAACATGGTATTTTTAAGTTTGAAGGAAAGGAATGGGAAAAATATGTTGATAAGGAAAATGGAAATTATGATTTTCTTATGTTTGCCAATTTAGATATGAATAATACTTATGTTGTTGAAGAATTAAAAAGATGGGGAAGATGGTATATAAATCAAACTAATGTTGATGGCTTTAGATTGGATGCTATAAAACATATTAAATTTACTTTCTTTAAAGAATGGCTTAAAGATATGAGGAAGTATAGTGATAAGAAACTTTTTGCAGTAGGCGAATATTGGACTCCTGATGTTAATAATCTTAAAGATTATATGAATGCATGTGAAAATTGCATGAGTTTATTTGATGTGCCACTTCATTATAATTTTTACGCTGCTAGTAACTCATTAGGAAATTTTGATATGAGAAAGTTAACAGATAATACATTTCTAAAAGCTAATCCAAGTCAAGCGGTTACTTTTGTTGATAATCACGACACACAGCCTGGTCAATCGCTAGAATCATGGGTTCAACCTTGGTTTAAGCCTTTGGCATATACATTTATTTTGACTAGAAAGGACGGCTATCCATGTGTTTTTTATGGAGATTATTATGGAATACCAGAAAAGAACTTTGAGGGAATAAAGGACAAATTAGATATTATTCTAAAGATAAGAAAATATAATGCTTATGGTATACAACATGATTATATTGATGATAATGCTATTATAGGATGGACTAGAGAAGGAGATTTTAAACATAAAAACTCAGGTCTTGCAGCTCTGATTACTGTAGCACTTGGTGGTGTTAAAAAAATGTATGTTGGAAATCAACATGCATATGAAGTGTGGAAGGATATTACAGGACAAATTGATGATAAAGTAATCATAGATGAAAGTGGACAAGGCATATTTAGAGTCATGGATGGTTCATATTCTATATGGATTAATGAAGTATGA